The genomic region tttatcttgggggtggttcccaccccttctcgggggtgaaaaatgttttggttaaaatagccacggaagaggctagagaacctaattttaagcaaaaactgttctataatgatttttttaaaactcaatgctttttgagttattcgtggttgaaaattggccattgtcattgaaaaatgacacctatTTGGACAGATTTTTGCGAATAGCTTAAAagctatgcatctaacaaaaagactatataaaatatttctgtaggttataaaaaaacaaagagattcggtTCTTcctaaatcttctagttaaaatacaaagggGAATATAGTaagtaagaagagtttgtttttttcatgcatgctcaaatcggtgcattcaacttgaaataacggAGACacagtcgattttaggtgtataatgataccaataacttttgtagagcttgaaaagacctttaaaatgagtaatactataatatgtcgattacattcaaactaagcgagatattctgcaaaaaattgataactaatgtattttttaacccgtcatccatcagaatttaaatacatcgttttccttctacaatactttttattatagtgttatttctatgttcaaaaagttaaactggattaaaatgaatgtttttgaaaaaataagatcaaattatagagcgcatttttaaattttcttaaaaatcttccttttcctccatgtaactcgaaaaagataagaaatacgaaaaaaagataccacacaaaaatgtagggctttttcagataaaaattttctttttatttttcattattgtatctcttatcattttcaatttacatggagaaaaaggaagatttttaagaaaatttaaaaatgcgcactataatttgatctttttttttttcaaaaaccattcattttaaacccatccaactttttaaacatagaaataacactataataaaaggtattgtggaaggaaaacgatgcatttacattttggtggataggggttaaaattacttttcattttttcttaaaatacattagttatcaattttgtttgcagcatatctcgcttagttttaatgtactTAGTGGACATTTAGTatagcttattttaaaggtcctttcaagcactacaaaatgtATTAgtggcattatacacctaaaatcgaatgtttctctgttatttcaagttgaatacaccaatttgagaatgtaccaaaaaacaaactattttcacctaccatatctctttttgtattttaactagaagatttatgaaggcaagtgtctctttgtttttttataacctacaaaaatgtttaatatagtgtTTTTAATTAGATGCATagattttaaggtattcgcaagaaaccgttcgaaaaggtattatgtttcaatgaaaatggccaattttcaaccacgaatatctcaaaaagtattaggttttaaaaaaaattatagaacagtttttgattagaattaggttttctagcgaattccgtggtaattttaaccaaaaaatattcCACCTCTAAGAAGGgctgggaaccacccccaagataaaagcacgcatcggcatagggtagactttgaattaggagataagtagaggctttatttatttatagaggccaaaatttcattaaaatccatgcagtaggatagaattcggaggtaatatccttcttgctcccattgactggcgtatttcATTGGGAACTTGATTTGTAACTACATCTTGGTTGTAAATCTCACATCCGATTTCACTTCTGATGGAatcgcgtctagtctctgggataagattattttactttaattacCATGTATTCATCTGCTACTCGTTATTTAGATACTTGAAACTCTGCAAAAATTGACTTCTTGGTATTTGGTATCTTCATATTTGTTAGACATATTTTTGTTAACCGACCGTTTTTGACCGACGTTTGTCATCTTATAATAGAATTGCCAAATATCAAAAGCGCAAAAGTTgttattattaataaatgtaaagtctgaaatagttttgtacacacttgtgactacaggtaaatagggagaagtgtatttttgaagtgtgtaaaataaataattcctagctgagcgctttcggcttacaaagccatcttcagagctatggtcaaaaggttcaaaataccactaagAAGAGAGACGGATCCCATGTATGATATAAAAGTACTTCTATTTCTTATGCAGTTCGGAAAATTAAAACATctattacaagcacaaaggactttcacacaaaaaattacattacatataacgaatatttgatcatggtaaggtcaagaaaCCTTACCATCTGAAGTCTACGGTGTCTACGGGATTCTGCATGCTGACACCGTAGACTTCAGATGGTAAGGTTTCTTGACCTTACCCAGGATCAAATATTCGttatatgtaatgtaatttttcatgtgaaagtcctttgtgcttgtaatagatgttttaacttttccgacctcaaaaacaacagcaaagttgagcatttttcaacagtcagacaaggttttttccatcaaattaaaaaaactgcataagaaatagaagtatttttatgtcatacatgggatccatctctcttcatagtggtattttgaaccttttggccatagctctgaagatggctttgtaagccgaaagcgctcagctagtaattatttattttacacacttcaaaaatacacttctccctatttacctgttattattaatagttttatttattttagatgGTCCAACTATTGAAATGGGCAACATAAGTCCTTTCATAATGATTGGATTTATCAATTTTATGGGCAGCCAAATTACTAATGCCGCTCTTAGCCATGAGAATTTTAAGAAGTTGATTAACTCAAATGAAAAATTTGATGTAGTAATTGTACAAAATTTCAAATCAGACGCTCTCAATATTCTTCAATGTCATTACAATGCTCCATTAATTGTCTTTGGTGTAACTGGACCAAGTTTCTGGGTAAACCCTATAGTAGGCAGTCCACTTGAACCATCGTACTTTCCAGATTTCTTCTTAGATTACGACAGTAACATGAATTTGTGGCAAAGAACAGTAAATTCAGTTTTACTTCTATGGAACTATCTCATTAAACACTTATATTTTATGCCTCAGCAAAAGAAGTTAATGAGTGAACATTTTCCAAAATGCACAGACCAGGATGCTGCTTTTTATAATGCTTCACTAGTGTTTCTGGTAAATCATGAAAGCGCCAATCAACCTATGCCTCTAGTACCCAATATGATCAACATTGGTGGTCACCACGTGAAGCCTGCAAAAGAGTTACCTAAAGATCTAAAAGTATTTATGGACAAAGCCAAAGAAGGAGTTGTCTACTTTAGTCTTGGTACGAACGTTGATCCTACTAAGATGGCGCCTGAGATACTAAGAGCTATAGTTAATGCTTTAGGAAAACTAAAACAAAAAGTTCTTTGGAAATACGATGGAGACGTACCAAATTTACCCAAGAACATACAACTTGGAAAATGGTTTCCACAAAGAGATTTATTAGGTAAGtaataaaaatactttttattaaaaGTATTATCACTTTCTTTTGCAGACTTCCTAGTTGCCGAATCAGTTTTTGTTCTAGAGTCAATTTTCCATTATACAGGAGGACCAAaaactctcctgacaaacgaagaccggcgattcctcagataattttaagacaatttaactcaattcacctggtcctaaaatgcttcctaaaggaacTAGAACTCTTTGAAATGAAGTCTTgcaattagttttttttaataccttcagatcgcttctagttagaaaaacgaaagcttgtacgcctatttatcttccagaaattATCGTAATATcgtcttttgaaaaaaaaattaaaaaaaaaatatttaaaaaaacgaaaattggtacgtttatttctcttccagataTGAATCGATTTAAtgaattgcgaatttctagtaccggtaaTATGCATCCATTGCGTCcattgggtaggtcaacggttattttatcgtaaaactttttttctttgatttttagGCCCCTTTGACcatagattattaaattatgaggtattctagtactaaaggTTGTTCTTGCTTTAAATCAGtaaaataaatcgtttttttttttaattcttttcaaattcaaaaaacgaaaaattgatttttctagaaaatatcGAAAATCCTACCGTTAAGCAAGACTATtgtttagtactaaaatacctcacaatttaataatccagtccTTAACCAAATCGAACGCCTATGACTAGCACtacaaatttgcaattaatggaatcgatttatctatgGAAAATCAATGGGTGTAccaattttcttttttatcaaTAGAAGCATCTgatggtatttaaaaaaaaactaataacaaGACCCcaccttcaaagagctctagctcccttaggagcCATTTTCGGAATAGGTGAATTAGGTTAacttatcttaaaattatctgagcaaTCTCCGTTATTACCTTATGCCTATTTCTGTGTCATTTTTTTGCTTTCTTAGGTGcattatattttgtttcaaatATAGAAGAAATATACCCTactatactccatctaatttacttaccgttgcacatcatccgcgtcatagcccgtgacgtcacatgataccaatacgaaatatttaggcggtaggtgtgttcttttttagaatcactttggcgagtacactggcattacagccactagacgtACTTTATtgtatacgcgtagaaataatatttaaagatttctattaatgttaacttaagaaatacacaataatatgtttcatttaatttgtatcaatagaatataaagcgtttttatgaagcacattttttcggaatacactgtaactataatcgaacgaagatGATATTTTGGcgtaaattggtaacatttatttgacagttgcggtgatgacacttgatatttatttaaattattttctataagtatttgtttcattatatttatggtaggggagcaaagtatgctaaatgtgcagtcactcgagcgctttggggacctattgggttgtgattattaggtcctaaaaccaaaaaaagttaagtaacattttccattttagcgggcgcttgccattttttaatttaattttccatttccattaatcgttttttccgaatatagcgccatctatccataattcgaaaaaatgcttcgaataaaagttgcttatttttatgcagagaattcaaatctgcaataaaaaatgagggctcccatttaagattttaaagtaaccccccaccccacctccgtggggggtcgcgtttggtaccattcgatatatttttcaaaaatattaaataaatgtattttgcagtttttcgatctgatgtttattttgctaaatatcgcgggatttgtatttaaaatttaaaattttccccccacccctctctgcgaggggtcgtgtttggtatctatcgatagattcttgaaaaatattgaatgtgtagtttttagtttttcgatctgacgttcatttcgcgaaatattcgcctttttcttgtgaaattttgtgactcaccaattcccttacgccctgctcaaatcgtcagattttttaaatatatactgttttgcatgtagttaacttaccttatcttaatctgacaatttcgagtatttttaaggattgattttttttttcgggcccccctaaacgaactcccctgtgttaagagccaatatatggcagaggtacatctgcagggtaccacgtttctccccatatgataatctgacgcgctcgagtaactgcaaaaatccccgcttgggctcccctaccattactgtTATTATTaattactttaacgtaagattataatttaattcttattttatattctaaagtttttatttatttacattgaatattaatttgttttgctgtataatccacttccgcaaaaaatTCTGTgatgtatttaatttaaaatgaattcaagatttttttgtaattgggcaacaatgtcaacttagatctctaacgtagataatgacgtgcaacggtaagtaaattagacggactgtagttCAATATCTTACTAGAGATATAGAGGTACTCATCTTATTTTTTTACAGGTACACTCGACTTATTATTTTTCTAAAGGATTTAGTTATATGTATTGAAAAGTATTTAACTCATTTATTATATATCTTAAAATAATGGGTCGGTCGTAGAATTGAAGCACAAAAAGGAAAAAGGGAGGCGGCTGCAAGCGGGATGACccttattacttattttttagcATGTTTGTGTCGTAGAGGGCAGCAAGTGggggaggaccttttacatccaacCTACGCTGACTGCCTTTTTGTGTTATTttaccgttgattgaggtattggaggGTACcctccaatacctcaatcaacgggtttactttattttatttatttgtgtattaattgtatttatacaaaaatatgttatcGATTTTAACTTTTATGAAGTACGAATGTGGACGTATGAATAAGTACGAGAGTGAATGtgatgaaaatatattttttatttaacctcTCAATTTATTTACGatctgtaaaacaagttacaatgagtaaatgttgtgaccactagtgtaggtgacttggagcaaatgattcattaatcattttctttacaaatattttacatagatataaaattgtttgtctctgggaattaCGACGCATTTAACTAAAATCGCGAtggtaaatcactaggtgtatttcgTCTAAGTCTTCGTTTGACTTGTtgtctcatcaggtttctggctagtacatttggatgttgtgtcagtctgtcttcgtatttctgtgcgaagttagtaatttcttcttttactgttgtaatttctagatcgcgtctaataatattatttgcaacataccatggcacatttgtgattattcgaataaccttcgactggaacctctccaagatttcgatattggagtttgatgcagtaccccaaagttagatcccgtaactccatattggcttcaaaattgctttgtagacaagtactttatttttcatcgaaagtgatgatttgtgaccaatcagccagtaaagattgtgtaatttgagaccaagttgtttacgcttcataaaaatgtgtgttctccaGTTTAGTCGTTGGTTTAGgtgcattccaaggtatttgacagttgtttgctgttttagttggtggttgttgatatatacaggtgggcagtgacctttacggtttgtgaaggtaatatgaaccgactttgtttcatttatttgaaaacgccaccgttttagccaagtttgcattttgtt from Diabrotica virgifera virgifera chromosome 3, PGI_DIABVI_V3a harbors:
- the LOC126881516 gene encoding UDP-glycosyltransferase UGT5-like, giving the protein MKITILILSTLIYSVHNYNVLIVCPMVSRSHFILGNALGRGLVEAGHQVTVVSPYEDKNPLKGYKDVVLTGLVEAKDGPTIEMGNISPFIMIGFINFMGSQITNAALSHENFKKLINSNEKFDVVIVQNFKSDALNILQCHYNAPLIVFGVTGPSFWVNPIVGSPLEPSYFPDFFLDYDSNMNLWQRTVNSVLLLWNYLIKHLYFMPQQKKLMSEHFPKCTDQDAAFYNASLVFLVNHESANQPMPLVPNMINIGGHHVKPAKELPKDLKVFMDKAKEGVVYFSLGTNVDPTKMAPEILRAIVNALGKLKQKVLWKYDGDVPNLPKNIQLGKWFPQRDLLAHPNLKLFITHGGLLSTLETVYHGVPILALSVFADQKMNAAKAQEAGYGLHLPFLAITEDKLTNALHEVLTNPKYRATAKIRSSLFHDRPMKPLDLAIYWTEFVIRHKGAHHLRVAALDLLWYQYLLLDVIAVVTIIIFSVFTVLYLLCVKLCCSKRNKKTKKE